The genomic window ACTCGCTCCCGGCTCGGCACCGCACCGCAGGTCCGGCGGGCCCGCCCCCAAAGCTGCGAGCCCGCGGCAGCGCGGGGGACAGAAGGCAGCTCCAGGCACTTCCACTTCTCTAAAAGTTCCGCTGGGAGAACTTCGAAAATAGGAACTTCCCTTCCAGAggggccccgcgccccgccccgacTCGCTGCGCCCGGCCTCGGCTCTGGGCGCTGGCCGGCGCACGTGTGTCTCGGGCTCGGCTCTGCCCGGCTCCGCCCTTCCGCGAAGCCCTGGACAGCCGACCCGGCCTCAAGTAGTTGTCATGGGCTCTGCAGGAGAGGACAGCGTCTTAGAACTCAAGGGCCTCGCAGCCGGACGTCCTACTCTTGCTAAGCAATCGCTTTTATCTAAGATTGACTTTGGAGTCAGCGTCACTTCCTATTAATCAGTAGAATGCCCTTTGATCAGTTCGCACCTGGAAACAGAAGCATCCACCGAGGGATTCCCCGTTATCTCCAGAATAAAACTCCCGTGGGGGTCTAACTGCAGAGTGAGCCCCTTCTACTTCTATACGATTCCCTGATCCGTATGTCCCTCAATGGGgcactcactgcaccacaattcttTCTCCCCACCACTACGCAGAGCAGCCTGCCCGAAGTGTGCACCTAAAATCCAAGCCACTCTTCAAGCTCCACTTGGAATACTGTCCTGGCCACACATTCCAGCTGCAAGCAACCCTGCCCTCTCTGATTTGCATACCCACTCATGTCTTACACCCATTGCGCCTTAACAtgtgcagtgccggctggcctTTGGATCTTCTGCAGTACCTAGCGCAGTGCGCATGCAGGAGGCTGTTTTTCAGAGTCGGACGATGTTCAGCTAAGACAGGGACCTGTGGAGCGGGTGTGTGCTTGTCCAGGTGTGCACTACACATTTGGCATATAGTGAGCTCCAGTGAGCTCTGCATGGCCTGGAGATGGATCACGTTCATTTTGCTTCCAATGCAGCACATCATGTTTCTTCTAACCTATGTATGGCTGGTCTGTCTTACTTGAATCAAAGAGAAAGAGTGGGCTTTGGCTCCACTGTACCTCTTCAGAATGCCCCATGGGTAGGCTCCGTTCAGGACAGAGTCCTACAACAGTGAGCTTTCCAAAGATGGGGTTCATGCGAAAACAGCAACCTTCTTCTCCCAacttttatttggctttttttcaaaaatgtcccAGAGGGGcccggcgttgtggcgtagcaggttaagccaccacccgcagtgcccagttctagtcctggctgctccacttctgatccagctccctgcaaatgtgtctgggTTGTGGTagaggcttgggcccctgccacccacgtgggagatccagaagctcctggctcctggcttccgaacagcccagccccggctgttgtggccatttggggaatgagcccaatgggtgggagacctttctctctgtctctccttctctctttctataactctgccttgcaaataaaaaacaaaaaatgtcctAGAGCTGGTGTTGAATTGTTGATCACGACGTTATTCCCACTCTGGGTTTTGTTAGAGCTGGTTCATCTGGTGCCACTTCACCCCAAACCACATCCTCCTTCTGCACCTGAACGTCAGTTAACTGAACGAACTTGGAAAGGAAATGCCCCTCTGACACGACACGGTGCTTGTATCCCATAATCCTTAGCCTCGGGATAATTTCCTTCACCAGCTAAAGGAGACACACACCGTTCCATGGGAAAAGTCCCCACAGGAGGGGCACAGGAACCCACACTGAATTTCAAGGCAGAGGGAGGTGGTTCTGGAGGGAGGATAAATGGAAAACACGTTTCAAGATTAGAAGAAGccggcagcactgtggcacagtgagctaagttgCCAGCATGCCACTCCTGAGTGCTaagagtccaggctgctcagcttctatccagcttcctgctaacgcgcctcagaaatcagtggaaggagggccaagtgctggggtccatgcactcacatggcagacctggatacagttcctggctcccggctgtagcccggcccagctccaaccactgcggccatttgggaagtgaaccaagggataaatatttttctttctccttccgacacactgccttttaaaaaatgatttatttatttactttcaaaatcagagttacagagagatcttccatctactattttACTCTCTAgacaactgaagccaggagcttcttctgggtctcccacctgggtggcaggggtccaaacacctgggctatcttcagctgcttttcccaggccattagcaggcagctggattggaagtggagaagccaggacataaaccggtGCCCCCATAGGATATTGGCACCGCAgggggaggctttacccactatgccataacaccagccccccacccacccacccagtgcctttcaaataaataaaaataaaactttaaaaaagttttgggccggtgccatggctcacttggctaatcctctgcctgtggcgccagcatcccatatgggtgcaggttctagtcccggttgctcctctttcaatccagctctctgctgtggcccgggagggcagtggaggatggcccaagtgcttgggctcctgcacccgcatgggagaccaggagaagcacctggctcctggctttggatcagtgatgcgccggccatggtggccatttgaggggtgaaccaacagagggaagacctttctctctctctctctctctgtctataactctacctgtcaaaaaaagagtttttagatttatttatttatttatttgaaagatagagtgctgctgtggcctgggaaagtccttgggtccctgcacatgtgtgggagacccagaagaagctcctggctcctggcttcagatgggcacagctctggccattgcagccatctggggaatgaaccagtggatggaagatggctctctctctctcttcatctgcctctgtctctctgtaactctgcctttgaaataaataaatcttaaataaataaataaactagaagaaagaataaaactattaaaaaacacaataatGATTTCAAAGgattatatacttttttaaagatttatttttatttatttgaaagacagagttacagagagaggtagagacagagagagagtgatggttcactccccagatggtctcaatggccagagctgcaccaatccgaagccaggttccaggagcttattccgggtctcccacatgggtgcaggagcccaaggacttgggccatcttctactttcccaggccatagcagagagctggattggaagcggagcagccaggacttgaaccagcgtccatatgggatgccggcactgcaggcaggcagcggctttaccgactacaccacaacactggccccctgacAGTCCCTATTCCTCAGACTCATTTTTCCCAACCACTGTGACTCTAGCGAGATGCTAGGAAGTACCTCAAAAAGGGACTCAGTCCCACACTGCCCAGAgataatccaaaataaaaaaccttGTGCAGatactgtggcgtagaaggttaagccactgcctgcatggcgggcatcccatatcagagtgctggtttgagtcccagctgctccacttctaatccagattcctgctactgcgcctgggaagcagcagctgatggcccaagcatttgggcccctgtcacccatgtgggagacctggatggagtcttgggctcctggcttcggcctggctcagacATGGCTGTGGTTGGCATTTAGGGAGAAAaccagatggacgatctctgtctctctctgtatctgtcgttctgcctttcaaataaatgaaataaatctatataaaaaaaaaatttagcagaCTTGGGAATACAAGCGAGTCCACTAGAGGGAGCCCCAACCAACTCTATGGTACAGGGAGCCCCTCAAGGTAGTTTCTGAAAATCAACCACCTAAAGGCAATAGATTCAGTGGGTGCAATAAGACAGTCATGTAAATACCCAGTCAAGACCCAGGACCTTCAGAATTTACCAACTCCGTGATGTAAAAGGCAGGAAGCAGGCTAAACCAAGTTAAATAGCTTCCAcctccagagagggggcctgtgCTGCAGTTTTGGTCCCTAACCAGTGTCCATCCCGCCAAGCCAATACCCCAGAGTCTACGGGTCCTCACTCCTCTGTGTCTCATTTTTCTGGAAGTctgccccagcacctgctcctgcacCCTGCAGAATGCCTTGCCGAAGGGACGCTTCCGGTTTCAGCACAAGGTCATCTTGCAATAGGATCTCAGGATGTGGATCGTCCAAGACGGCTGCCATCACGCTTTTCCTCCACATCCGCACAACAGTGTTGTCTCAGCCGTGCAAATCTGTCATTTCTGAGTCTCCAAATGACAGCACCTACGTGGAAGTGAATCACAGCTAGTTTGCTCCAAAGCCCTTTCTTTTCAAACTATGCTTAGGATTTGTGGATGAAAGGAGAACTACCTTTCCCAGACCTTGGTCTTTTAGGCATTGTGAGTTGATCTGGCCTATTGCACCTTCTCATGAACTCCATGTTGCTCAGTTGCCTGGGCAACATGCAACCTCCAGAAACCCAACCTTCCAGTTCTCAGTCCAGCCCCCTGAGGAAAATGTGCTGCCTTGGATTGGCTCCCAGGACGCAGGCTCCTCCTCAGGCTCCTAGCTTATTgggccttctctctgtctctccccacgaGTGGCTCACTCTACAGGGAGACCCAACACAGGCAAGAGAGGGTCTGACAAGTGGTGGAGGTGAGGTAAGGATGAAGGCAAGAGGGAGGGGACAGCTATGGGAATGTATCTTCGCCAAGAGAGCTGAGAGTAACAGCTTTCTGTATGCAGTGTCTTCCCCACTGACCCCAGCCCCGCCTGAGGCTCCAAGGAGACCGGCAACTGAAGCTTCTGGAAAGTAAAGGTTTgtgggaaatgtaattaaaagacaagcttattttggtgcaaaaaattcttcCAAGTATATTTGAGGGAtgttcaaaaagctcatagaacatgtgtattgtgaaaaaaaactgtgggccggtgccgcggctcactaggctaatcctccgcctgcggcgccggcacaccgggttctagtcctggtcggggcgccggattctgtcccggttgcccctcttccaggccagctctctgctgtggccagggagtgcagtggaggatggcccaagtgcttgggccctgcaccccatgggagaccaggataagtacctggctcctggcttcggatcagcgcgcagGCTGCAAcaaccattggggggtgaaccaacggcaaaggaagacctttctctctgtctctctctctcactgcccactctgcctgtcaaaaaaagaaaaaaaaaaaaagaaaagaaaaaagaaaaaaaaagaaagaaactgtgaaTGGATTTAactgtattttctattaacttttttgttcttttgttgttgttgttgttctcatTTCTCCCTTAATTGTAACTAtgttgagagtcagagagagaccgacagaaagacagacagaggccccatctgctggttcactcccccaattcccctaatggctgggactggacctggccaaagctgggagctgggaactcagtccagttctcccaaggGGGTGGCAAGAATCCACCTGCTTGAATCACCCTGCTACCTCCCCGAGTCTctgcagcaggaagcagaagtcaggcgctgcagccaggagtgcagcaggcactctgatatggactgTGGACGTCTTGACCACTAGACCGAATGCCCAGTCTGTATCCCACGAACTTTCTAAAGTACCAttcgagtgccagttcaagtcctggctgctccacttctgatccagttccctgttaatgtgcctggaaggcggCAGAGAATGGgcaagtcctggggccccggcacccacgtgggagatcaggggTCCAGACTCCttacttctgcctggcccaaccctggccactggggccatttagggactaaatcagcagatggaagatctctccttccaccccctgccccaactctggctttcaactaaataaatatttttttgaaataaataaatctttaaaaaagaaagacttgtGTCTTTAAAACAAGAGAAAGGGGCAGACTTGGAAAGCAGACTTCTGACCCTCCCAAGACTCCTGGTTCAGGATCCCCTTGTCCAGATTTGAAAGCAAGGTCCCCTCCCTCCATCAGGACAGCAAGGAAATGCCACCCAAGACCAAACAGAAAGGCAGGAAAGCCGGCgtgcagaagaagaaaaagaacccaGGGCCGGGTGAGTCGtcgtgggtgggggtgggtgcccGTTTCTCTGGGTTCTGAAACAGAGACCAAGCAGAGGCCCGCAGCACAGTCCTCGCTGTCCAGATTCCACGGAGCTGAGGAATGGGGGAATGGTCACCCACGCCCTCCCTCGAGACCGCCCAGCTCTGTGCCTCCCCACTGGTCACCCATATGTTGAATGCCTCATCTGTGCTGGGCAGGGAGCACACGGTGCATGCTGAATGGACTCTGCCCGCAGGGAGCCCTCAGAGCTGGCTCAGGACGGAGTccagggccgggggcgggggtcaTGTAAGCTAAGGCTCTGTCATTTGCCAGGACAGATGTGGAGGCCGAGTCCAAGCACAGACAGCTGGTGCTGGAGACGGAGCTGCTCCGAGACCGGCTGGGTAAGAAGGGTGAGCTATCTGGGaccacagaagcagagcagtgggggcGCTGCTGTGTCCTGGCGGGACTGGACGTTTGGAGCCACGGTGGAAGCTACGCCAAACCCTAACCATCCCCTAGTGGAACAGGACAGGGAAGGCTGATGAGGGACGCTATTATTTACAGCCAGAACATGGAGGGAGGTTTTACTCCTTAGCAATGAAAAGCTCATGAGATCCTAGGAAAATAAAATGACCCAACAacctggagagacagaaaggggcgggcattgtggtgaCATGGGTTCagtcaccacctgcgacaccagcatcccactggctgctccactgccagtccaactcctgctaatgtttctgggaaagcagccggtAATGGTGCAAGTActggggcccagccccagccatagcagccatttggggagtgaatcagtggatggacaatctttctctctctgtctctgtctctctctctctgccacagtgcctttcaaataaataaaataaatacttaaaaagaaaaaaaaaaacagaaagagaaagagaaagaataagaggtggggtgccctgcccccaggtgtcttttatttttaagatttatttatttatttgaaagtcagagttacatagagagagaaggagagagagagagagagagagagagagagagagaggtcttccatccactggttcactcccccagttggctacaatggctggagctgcactgatccgaagccaggagccaggagctccttccaggcctcccaggcaggtgcaggggcccaaggcattgggccatcttccactgctttcccaggacatagcagagagctggatcagaagtggagcagccaggacctgactggtgcccatatgggatgccagcactgcaggcagtggctttactcactataccacagcacctgtTCCAGCTACCACCGGATTTCTAGAGACAGGAAAGGCCATCCAGCCCTCTGGGGCTGATTCAGCGGCCCTCAGCAGGCTCTGAGCAGGGCTCCGGGACCGCTCGCAGCTCTACAGGGGGAAGGGGCCCGTCGAGCCAAGGCTTCTGAAGAAAGGCTGAAGCAGAGGTTGCAAGAGTTGgaggctgaactggaagaggCCCGCAGCGAGGGGAAGGCCGTATATGCAGGTGCGTGGTCGGTTCAGCAGCTGGGCAGGACACAAGGGCCTGGGAGAAGATAAGAGGGGCTTCTGACTGCCGGGCCCGGTCTCAGCCTTCCCTGCGTAGCACAAAGCAGGCAACTCCTGGTGGATGCAAGGAGGCCTCTGGGCTCGCAGGCAGGGACCTTCCAGGGTGCCTGGGGCCAGTGTCAGTGCCAGCTGCACTGGGGGACACAGGACGCAGTCCCAGCCACTGTTTCATTCACTCAGCAGCAGTGAGCGGGCAGATGGGCTGGGGCCCTGATCCTAAGCCGGAGTGGGGAGGCGGCCTGGTGTCCTTCCCTTTCCCCAGGTGTCCAGGGTCTCCCAGCATCCCAGGATCACAGGAACTGAGcagttccttgggctcctgtctcctggaccACACAGTTCCTTCCCGCCCCCAACTCCTTGCCTTTCTCCATCCCTCCTCCATCCCTGGCCGTCCACCGTCCTCCCTCCAGAGATGAGTCGCCGGTGCAGGGCCCTGCAGGAGCAGATGGAGAGACGCAGCAAGCAGCTGGAGGAGGAAGTGAGGGGTCTCCGCAAGCAGCTGGGTAggtgccccgccctgccctgggcctTTCCTCTCCAAGGGAGGCTGACAAGATCCAGGTTCAGTGCGGGGGCAAACTTAGGTCTTCTCCTAGAAGGCTGCCAtcgtcttcccctcccccaaccttggCTCCCGCAGTGAGGATCAGGCAGAGGTGAGGACAGcatgcagctcactaggctaatcctccgcctggggcgctggcaccccgggttctagtcccggttgcaccttttccagtccagctccctgctgcggcccaggaaggcagtggaagatggcccaggtccttgggccatgcacccacatgggagaccaggaggaagtaccctgctcctggcttcggatccgcgcagcgcacaggccgtagcagccttttcgggggtgaaccaacgggaggaagacctttctctctgtctctctctctctgtcactgtctaactctgcctgtcaaaaaataacaataaaaataaaaataaaaataaaaaaagaccctTTAGGGCAAAGTAAGGAAGAGGCACACCTCGCCCTATCCCCCCTTGCCTGGAATCTCCAGACCCAGCTGTCACCTcactccctgccactgccacGTCTCTCCAGGGCATATCAGAGCACATCAAAatactcatggaaaaatggaattacaggaTAAGCTTAGGTGCAAGAAACAttgaaaatctatgcattttttaaaagatttatttatttatttgaaaggcagagttacagagagagaaagagaaacagagacacagagatcttccatctgctggttcactccccaaatggctgcaatggcctgtgctgggccaggccaaaaccaggagcctagaatttcatctggtctcccacatgggtggcaggggcccaagtacacggGCCATCTTCCAaaaccttcccagacacattagcaggaagttggaccaaAGGTGGaagaaccaggacttgagccaatgctcccatgtgggatgtgggtattacaagtggtgccttaatccacagcaccataatgctggccatTATTTCCAGTCATATTTCCTTCTaactttctgaaatattcttCATCTCCCTTCTCAGGTTagctaatttttacaatgaaactAAGGGAAAATGTTAGGCTTCTTAACTTCTATATCTCTAAGGCCTACCACCTGGTAGATCCTTTTTCCTAAATAAGTGGATAAACTCTCTatataagcaaaaatataaaagccAGGAAGCCTTTGCTTCTCTTCCCTCTTGcttcttggcccagtcctggctgttgcagccattggggaagtgaaccagaggatggaagacctctttctctttctctttctctttctctctttctctttctctttctctctttctctttctctcttctcttctcttctcttctcttctcttctcttctcttctcttctcttctctctcttctcttccttctctctctctctcaatataaaaaattatttatttgaaagacagaaaggagagttcttccatccactggttcacttcccaaatggctacaacagccaggactgggactggctgaagccaggagccaggaactccatccaagttttccaagggcccaagcacctgggccatcttcttctgccttcccaggtgcgttagcggggagctggatcagaagtgggacagctgggactcaaactggcaccctggtgtgggacgccagtgtcacagtggtggcttaacccaccacaccacaactctggcccctcatTTGCCCTTTAAGATGAAGAaactggggtaggtgtttggtgtagcaattaagatgctgacTGGGTGGCCCACATGTCATTTTGAAGCTCCaaggtttgagtcacagctccactcctgctactgtgcaccccaggaggcagcagctgatggctcaagtagttggattcctgccactcacgtcaGACACATGGAttaagttcctgacttcagttgcaagcatttggggagtgaaccagcagagaggagccatggtgtgtgtgtgtgtgtgtgtgtgtgtgtgtgtgtgtgtgtgtgtgcaagtgcccacagatgcctctcaaataaagaagaaactgGGGTTTAGGGAGACATGCGTGAGCTTACACGAACAGTGACAACCAGACTTagcccccagctcctctccaAGCTCACTACTCATAAACCTCAATGGACCTTCAGCTCTTTGCAGGGACTATGAGGAGGTCGCTGACCTGGGCGGAGTCTGAAATGAACACACTCAGAGCCTCCTTTTCAGGTGCCTTTGGAGACTGTGCAAGCACCAAATTCACCGTCCTGTCCTCTCCcatcctctgctctgctccccagagACTTGCCAGAGGGAGGCTGTGGCTGCACAGGGGGAGGCAGCGAGGGCCCTCGGAGAGCGGGACCACACCTTGGCTCAGCTTCGGGCCCACGTGGCCAGCATGGAAGCCAAGTACGAGGACATCTTACACGTGAGCACCCCGCCACCTCCACGAGCCCCACAGGGTGATGACTGACAACCCGGggggaagagaagaaagggacTCCAAGGGACCCCTGCTCTGTCCCTAGCACAGGCAGAGGGAGTTCCACGGTGCCCACTCCCTTAGACCAGGAAGAATGCTGGCAGGGAGAGCTCACAAGGCAGCCGCCCTCTCTTCCTGGGGACTGGGAGCTTGGTATCCGCAGGGCAGCCTGGACCGGCTCCTGGCCAAGCTGAGGGCCACCCAGCCCCAGTGGGACGAGGCCGCACTGCGACTCCACGCCAGACACAAGGAGCAGCTGCGCCAGCTTGGACTCAACCCCCTGGATCTTTGAAGCTGCCAGCCTCTGGGCTCTGGGACCCTCTGAGACCCCAGAAATAAAATATCCTGAAGGAGAACTCAGCTGAACCGTGGGCTGTGGCCTTTTGTCATAAAGGAGTGGCTTCCGTGGGGACACCTCTGTTCTGAGCATCCCGTCCCTTGATCCACAAGGCTGAGTGATGAGAGAGAAAACCGGCAAAGTCCCACCCCTTCTCCTACAGAAACTGGAGCCCAGCCCCCGAGCCTGGGACCTCCAGCTCCCTTTAAACCACTGCCCCATATCTCCACCAACAAAAACACAGGCAGTCCGATTTATGGGGAAAGGCCATTTAAATAACAGACACACAGCGTCCAGGGGCCAGCCCCCCCAGCCCGAAGGTGCCCACTCAGGGAGGGGGTTGCTGGGTCTCCCAATTCTTGGACCCAGAGAGTCCCAGAGTGGCACCTAGGTCAAGTCCCAGAGGGCTtccagcccagccagccccacaGCACCCCCTTCTCAGGCAGAACTTAGTCCTCGGGGTGCAGCCATCTACAGCCACCGAGGGACATCCCCCGGCACCTGAGGCCCCCgaggcctctgccccagcccttctGCTGACAGCTGGGCCATGGCAAGGGAGGGGGCTCCCGGGCAGTGCTGCGGTGGGCGGTGTCCGAGtcctccagccccagcttccGGCTGAGTGACAGCATCCTTGCCACCACCTCGGGCTGGCTGTGAAGACACGAGAGGCCCTGGGAGATCTCGCCAAGCTGAGGCGCTCTACAGCACATCCGAGGGGAGAGCCCAGTCCTGCTCAGAGACAATGGCAGAAGGTTGTCCCTGGACCCTGAGTGTCCCTTcgccctgcccccactgcccccGAATGTGCAGGAGTGGCATTGTTCCGTGGATTCTCTGCCCCCCGACCCCGTGACTTGAAGTCCCACCCTGCAGCCGTCCCACTCTGGCCTTCGCTGGCGCTCGCAGTCCCACCTGTCTCTTCTTGCTCACCTCTCCAGACCCGGGGGGAGTCCAGGCCTCCGAGCCCCACTGAGACCTGGCCGCCAGCTTCAGGCAGAGGGGTGGCTCCGCCTCCGCCAGCTGCTGAAGCCTTTGCGGGGTGCCATCTCCACCCACGGAGACCCCGTTCACCTCCAGAACCATGTCTCCCCTTTGCAGCCCTGCGCGGGCAGCGGAGCTTCCTGGAGTCACCTGACGGCACAGAACAAGGAAAGGCCATGGGGGAGTCTGCCGGGTGCCAGTGCTCTATGGCtctaggagggagggagatgggcaCTGATCAGGAGGAAATGCTGGGAAGGGGGCTGTGCTATGCCGTCTACAGCaatggcatcacacatgggcactggtttgagtcctggttgctccacttccaattcagctccctgctaatacacctgggaaagcagcggaagatggcccaagtccttggggccctgcacccatgtgagagacctggaagaagtttctggctcctggcttcagactgacccagccctggccattgtggcctttggagagtaaatcagcaggtggaagattctctctctctctctctctctgcttctccttctctgtacctctgcctttcagataaataaataaatcttttttaaaaaatgctgcaaAGGACCCAAGCTCCAGGGGGCATCAGTCACCTGGGAGATAAAGAGAAAAGGCCCACTGGCCACAAAACTGAGTCGGAAGCCATAGCCACCGCCAGGCCCAGGGTACAGGAGGcaccggcaggagccaggagggagtGGAGGCTCGGCGGCATCTTCAAGGCACGCATCCTCGGACTCAACCAGAGCAGCCACGTGGGTGTCCTGGGTGGCGGTGATGGCCTCTGTGTGCTCCAAGAAGAGGAGTGGGGAGAGGCGCACCTGGAGGGCCAGAGCGAGCGCACCTGTGGCACCTGcgcctcgctcctggcttccccctccctAGCCCTGGCCCTCAGCACGCACCATTCTGAAGAAGCGGTCAGCCTCAGGGTCGACGACGACGAGAGAGACACAAGCGCCCTGTGCCCGGATCCTGGACACTGTCTCCTCGTGGCCCAGCCCCTCCACGctctccccagccacagccaccagCCGGTCCCCAGCCTGCATCCCGGCCTTCTCGGCAGGCAGTCCTGGGTCCACCTCCCACAGGAACTGCCCTAGGGCAGAGACATCCTCACTGCTCCCCCCACTCACACTCAGTTCTACCCCAAGCCACCACAGGCATGCACACGGGGGGCGGGGAATACACACTTGTGGGGCCGCCCCAGGttcacctgccctccccacccccaggacttCCACTCACCAAGGCGACCATCAAGGCCCCTCTCCTCCCGGAGCAGGAACCCAAAGCCCTGAGGCCCTTTCTCCAGCTGCAGACATCGGGGCCTGGTGGGCAGTGCCCAGCCCTCTGCCAGGGGCGCAGCCAGGGGCATTCCCAGCTGGCGACACTGCTCCTCCACCTCTGGCCCTGCCACCAGCAGGGTCACTTGCTCTCCACTCTGCCAAAGCTGTAGGGACCCAGCAGGGCATCA from Oryctolagus cuniculus chromosome 1, mOryCun1.1, whole genome shotgun sequence includes these protein-coding regions:
- the DRC12 gene encoding dynein regulatory complex protein 12, whose amino-acid sequence is MPPKTKQKGRKAGVQKKKKNPGPDVEAESKHRQLVLETELLRDRLALQGEGARRAKASEERLKQRLQELEAELEEARSEGKAVYAEMSRRCRALQEQMERRSKQLEEEVRGLRKQLETCQREAVAAQGEAARALGERDHTLAQLRAHVASMEAKYEDILHGSLDRLLAKLRATQPQWDEAALRLHARHKEQLRQLGLNPLDL
- the NHERF4 gene encoding Na(+)/H(+) exchange regulatory cofactor NHE-RF4 isoform X1, with product MKAAADLQDTAALKFKFNPKLGIDNPVLSLAEDRDPSDPWSLERPRFCLLSREEGGSFGFHLQQEAGRAGHVVCRVDPGSSAQRQGLQEGDRILAVNNDVVEHEDYAKVVRCIRASGPRVLLTVVARHVHDVARAQHGDDAHLCPALGPQVRPRLCHVVKDEGGFGFSVTHGHRGPFWLVLCAGGAAERAGVPPGARLLEVDGISVEKFTHSQLSRKLWQSGEQVTLLVAGPEVEEQCRQLGMPLAAPLAEGWALPTRPRCLQLEKGPQGFGFLLREERGLDGRLGQFLWEVDPGLPAEKAGMQAGDRLVAVAGESVEGLGHEETVSRIRAQGACVSLVVVDPEADRFFRMVRLSPLLFLEHTEAITATQDTHVAALVESEDACLEDAAEPPLPPGSCRCLLYPGPGGGYGFRLSFVASGPFLFISQVTPGSSAARAGLQRGDMVLEVNGVSVGGDGTPQRLQQLAEAEPPLCLKLAARSQWGSEAWTPPGSGEPARGGGKDAVTQPEAGAGGLGHRPPQHCPGAPSLAMAQLSAEGLGQRPRGPQVPGDVPRWL
- the NHERF4 gene encoding Na(+)/H(+) exchange regulatory cofactor NHE-RF4 isoform X3, translating into MKAAADLQDTAALKFKFNPKLGIDNPVLSLAEDRDPSDPWSLERPRFCLLSREEGGSFGFHLQQEAGRAGHVVCRVDPGSSAQRQGLQEGDRILAVNNDVVEHEDYAKVVRCIRASGPRVLLTVVARHVHDVARAQHGDDAHLCPALGPQVRPRLCHVVKDEGGFGFSVTHGHRGPFWLVLCAGGAAERAGVPPGARLLEVDGISVEKFTHSQLSRKLWQSGEQVTLLVAGPEVEEQCRQLGMPLAAPLAEGWALPTRPRCLQLEKGPQGFGFLLREERGLDGRLGQFLWEVDPGLPAEKAGMQAGDRLVAVAGESVEGLGHEETVSRIRAQGACVSLVVVDPEADRFFRMVRLSPLLFLEHTEAITATQDTHVAALVESEDACLEDAAEPPLPPGSCRCLLYPGPGGGYGFRLSFVASGPFLFISQVTPGSSAARAGLQRGDMVLEVNGVSVGGDGTPQRLQQLAEAEPPLCLKLAARSQWGSEAWTPPGSGEDWALPSDVL
- the NHERF4 gene encoding Na(+)/H(+) exchange regulatory cofactor NHE-RF4 isoform X2 — encoded protein: MKAAADLQDTAALKFKFNPKLGIDNPVLSLAEDRDPSDPWSLERPRFCLLSREEGGSFGFHLQQEAGRAGHVVCRVDPGSSAQRQGLQEGDRILAVNNDVVEHEDYAKVVRCIRASGPRVLLTVVARHVHDVARAQHGDDAHLCPALGPQVRPRLCHVVKDEGGFGFSVTHGHRGPFWLVLCAGGAAERAGVPPGARLLEVDGISVEKFTHSQLSRKLWQSGEQVTLLVAGPEVEEQCRQLGMPLAAPLAEGWALPTRPRCLQLEKGPQGFGFLLREERGLDGRLGQFLWEVDPGLPAEKAGMQAGDRLVAVAGESVEGLGHEETVSRIRAQGACVSLVVVDPEADRFFRMVRLSPLLFLEHTEAITATQDTHVAALVESEDACLEDAAEPPLPPGSCRCLLYPGPGGGYGFRLSFVASGPFLFISQVTPGSSAARAGLQRGDMVLEVNGVSVGGDGTPQRLQQLAEAEPPLCLKLAARSQWGSEAWTPPGSGEQDWALPSDVL